Within the Microbacterium terricola genome, the region GCTGCTGACGCCGTTCGATCCGGTGGTGTGGTTCCGCGACCGGGCCGAGCGGCTGTTCGACTTCGCCTATCGCATCGAGATCTACACACCGGCGCCCCAGCGGCGCTACGGCTACTACTCGCTGCCCGTCCTGGTGGGCGACGATCTGGTCGGGCGCGTCGACCTGAAGGCCGAAAGGTCGGCGTCCACGCTGCGCGTGCAGTCGGCGTGGTGGGAGCACGGGCGTCCGGCGCACGCCGCGGAGATGCTCGCCGGAGAGCTGCGCGGGGCCGCCGCATGGCAAGGCCTGGAGCGCATCTCCATCTCACGCTGGGGCGACGCGACCGACGACCTCGCTGCGGTGGTCACCGAGGCTGCGCGGCACGAGCGCGGCCTCGCCGAGCCGGCCGCGCTGGCTGCGGACGAGCCGGGCTAACGCGCGCGGTCGACCTCGAGACCGAGCCAGCGCGCGAGGTCGGCGATCTGCTCGTCGACCGCGTCGGCGATCGTCTCGTCGAAGGTGACGTCCTCGTGCACGGCGTGCACGCGCAGCATCCCTGCTTTGCGGTCGGCCTTCGCGTCGAGCTTTCCGACGAGCCGGTCGCCGTGCAGGATCGGCAGCGCGAAGTACCCCCATCGGCGCTTCGCGGCCGGCTTGTACATCTCCAGGATGTACTCGAAGCCGAAGAGCTCGCCCAGCCTGTCTCGGTCGAAGACCAGCCGGTCGAAGGGCGACAGGAGAGCCGTCCGGCCGGAGTACGACGCCGTCAGCGCGATCGGGTCGACGTGCCACTCCCCCGCGACGTCCTCGACCTGCACCGCCTCGCCCAGCGCCTCCTCGTCCACGGTCTCGCCCGATTCCACGAGGCTCTTCCGGCGGGCGATCCCGAGCGCGCCGAGCCGGCGCTCCGCGCGGGCGTTCGCGGCGTCGCGGTCGCTCAGCTCGGGCAGGTCCGTCGGATACACCCGCTCGGCCAGATCGAAGAGCCGCCCCTTCGCGTCGCGGCCGGTCACGGCGACCTCCCCGCGCGAGAGCAGCAGCTCGAGCATCTGCGACGAGTTGCGGCTGTTCGTCCAGCCCGTGGAGCGCCACGACACCTGGGCGGTGTCGGGGACGTCCGCGGGATGCTGGGG harbors:
- a CDS encoding DNA glycosylase AlkZ-like family protein; its protein translation is MRTLAATEARRIAVTAQLLGAERPADIMETVDGLGAIDTEPTAAVAPSTDLILWSRLGWPYQHADLMRLFEQDRAVFEWRGFVRPMSDLPLFRPVMRAWPPYQETREWLSANQGFRRDVLDRLRAEGPQHPADVPDTAQVSWRSTGWTNSRNSSQMLELLLSRGEVAVTGRDAKGRLFDLAERVYPTDLPELSDRDAANARAERRLGALGIARRKSLVESGETVDEEALGEAVQVEDVAGEWHVDPIALTASYSGRTALLSPFDRLVFDRDRLGELFGFEYILEMYKPAAKRRWGYFALPILHGDRLVGKLDAKADRKAGMLRVHAVHEDVTFDETIADAVDEQIADLARWLGLEVDRAR